Proteins encoded in a region of the Streptomyces akebiae genome:
- a CDS encoding copper resistance CopC/CopD family protein, protein MSRLRPLLLLLFATVAALLAGAVPVSAHAALTGSDPQQGSVVQEAPDRVSLTFSEKVAMSDGSVRVYDPKGKEADTGEVTDLGGNSYAVGLHSGLPDGTFTVTYQVVSADSHPVAGAFTFSVGAPSKTTVAVPEQGAGGGLVGGLYGFARYLSYAGFILLVGGAAFVLACWQRGAGIRPVQRLVVSGWLALTTATLAMLLLRGSYTGSGKLGDVFDLDLLGQVLQTKTGAALVSRLLLLAAAALFIAVLFGAYARRYEEIEETIGTETTGTEGSEGSEGSADDADSENDAESESDDESLQRDLTFGLAIGGGVVAAGLAASWAMAEHASTGIQTGISMPLDVLHLLAVAAWLGGLATLLVALFRAPVDAQIERGAVRRFSRLAFGSVLVLTATGIYQSWRQVGSWSALTGTSYGQLLLVKIGLVAVLVGIAWISRRWTSQLAEAPAAVETEVAEGKEVSEEVSEAKELAPAHATSGSTKATGEGSERAAQLARQRAAMASAREKRIRNADPGRSGLRRSALAEAGVAVVLLAVTTVLTATEPGRTVEEAEAAKAAVAQQDKTSGALALDISFDTGGKNGQGVARLQIDPARVGANEMHVYVQGPDGKPFDVPEVKVAFTLEAKKIGPLPVVPDRVTTGHWTASGVQVPMAGDWKIEITVRTSDIDQVTVSKNAKIG, encoded by the coding sequence GTGAGCCGGTTGAGGCCGTTGCTGTTGCTGTTGTTCGCCACCGTCGCAGCGCTGCTCGCCGGTGCCGTGCCCGTCTCCGCGCACGCCGCGCTGACCGGCAGCGACCCGCAACAGGGGTCGGTGGTCCAGGAGGCACCGGACCGGGTGTCGCTCACCTTCTCCGAGAAGGTCGCGATGTCCGACGGCTCGGTGCGCGTGTACGACCCCAAGGGCAAGGAGGCCGACACCGGTGAGGTCACCGACCTGGGCGGCAACAGCTACGCCGTCGGGCTGCACTCCGGCCTGCCCGACGGCACGTTCACCGTCACCTACCAGGTCGTCTCGGCGGACAGCCACCCCGTCGCCGGCGCCTTCACCTTCTCGGTCGGGGCGCCTTCCAAGACGACGGTCGCGGTGCCCGAGCAGGGGGCCGGAGGCGGGCTCGTCGGCGGCCTCTACGGCTTCGCACGCTATCTGTCGTACGCCGGTTTCATCCTGCTGGTCGGCGGCGCGGCCTTCGTGCTGGCCTGCTGGCAGCGCGGAGCGGGGATCCGGCCCGTGCAGCGGCTCGTGGTCTCCGGCTGGCTCGCGCTGACCACCGCCACCCTCGCGATGCTGCTGCTGCGCGGCTCGTACACCGGCTCCGGCAAGCTCGGCGACGTTTTCGACCTCGACCTCCTCGGCCAGGTCCTCCAGACGAAGACGGGCGCCGCCCTCGTCTCCCGTCTGCTGCTCCTCGCCGCGGCGGCACTGTTCATCGCGGTGCTGTTCGGCGCGTACGCGCGGCGGTACGAGGAGATCGAGGAGACCATCGGCACCGAGACCACCGGCACCGAGGGCTCTGAGGGCTCTGAGGGCTCTGCCGACGACGCGGACTCCGAGAACGACGCAGAGTCCGAGAGCGACGACGAGTCCCTCCAGCGGGACCTCACCTTCGGGCTGGCCATCGGCGGCGGCGTGGTCGCCGCGGGGCTCGCCGCGAGCTGGGCGATGGCCGAGCACGCCTCGACCGGTATCCAGACCGGCATCTCGATGCCCCTGGACGTCCTGCACCTCCTGGCGGTCGCCGCCTGGCTGGGCGGCCTGGCGACGCTGCTCGTGGCCCTCTTCCGGGCACCTGTCGACGCGCAGATCGAGAGGGGCGCCGTACGACGGTTCTCGCGGCTCGCGTTCGGCAGCGTGCTCGTGCTGACCGCGACCGGGATCTACCAGTCCTGGCGGCAGGTGGGCAGCTGGTCCGCGCTGACCGGCACGTCGTACGGACAGCTTCTCCTCGTGAAGATCGGGCTGGTCGCCGTGCTGGTCGGGATCGCGTGGATCTCGCGCCGGTGGACCTCGCAGCTGGCGGAGGCGCCGGCAGCGGTGGAAACGGAAGTCGCCGAGGGGAAGGAGGTCTCCGAGGAGGTCTCCGAGGCGAAGGAGCTGGCGCCCGCGCACGCCACGAGCGGCTCCACGAAGGCGACCGGCGAGGGTTCCGAGCGGGCCGCACAGCTCGCCCGGCAGCGGGCGGCGATGGCGAGCGCCCGCGAGAAGCGGATACGGAACGCGGATCCGGGCCGTTCGGGTCTGCGTCGGTCCGCGCTGGCGGAGGCGGGCGTCGCCGTCGTACTGCTCGCCGTCACGACGGTGCTGACGGCCACCGAACCGGGGCGCACCGTGGAGGAGGCCGAGGCGGCCAAGGCGGCCGTGGCACAGCAGGACAAGACGTCGGGGGCGCTGGCGCTGGACATCTCGTTCGACACCGGGGGCAAGAACGGCCAGGGCGTGGCCCGGCTGCAGATCGACCCCGCGCGGGTGGGCGCCAACGAGATGCACGTCTACGTCCAGGGACCCGACGGCAAGCCCTTCGACGTCCCCGAGGTGAAGGTCGCCTTCACCCTGGAGGCCAAGAAGATCGGCCCGCTGCCCGTGGTTCCCGACCGCGTCACCACAGGCCACTGGACGGCGAGTGGCGTACAGGTCCCCATGGCGGGCGACTGGAAGATCGAGATCACCGTACGGACATCTGACATCGACCAGGTGACCGTCAGCAAGAACGCGAAGATCGGCTGA
- a CDS encoding copper chaperone PCu(A)C encodes MKPLAGPVLITAAALVALTGCGAGDSSSSDSADSSAKLSVKAAYMPQPVTDSMAAGFLVIENDGGTADELTSVTSDLAQDVTVHETTGQSMQEVAGLKVPADGELVLESGGNHLMFENLKRKPKEGETVSLRLNFTKSEAITVEMPVKSATYQPTSGH; translated from the coding sequence GTGAAACCACTGGCCGGCCCCGTCCTGATCACCGCCGCCGCGCTCGTCGCCCTGACCGGTTGCGGTGCCGGCGACTCCTCTTCCTCCGACTCCGCCGACTCCTCCGCCAAGCTGTCCGTGAAGGCGGCCTACATGCCGCAGCCCGTCACGGACTCCATGGCCGCCGGTTTCCTCGTCATCGAGAACGACGGCGGTACGGCGGACGAGCTGACCTCCGTCACCAGCGACCTCGCCCAGGACGTCACCGTCCACGAGACGACCGGGCAGTCCATGCAGGAGGTCGCGGGCCTGAAGGTCCCCGCCGACGGCGAACTCGTCCTGGAGAGCGGGGGAAACCACCTGATGTTCGAGAACCTGAAGCGCAAGCCGAAGGAAGGCGAGACGGTGTCCCTGCGGTTGAACTTCACCAAGTCCGAGGCCATCACGGTCGAGATGCCCGTGAAGTCGGCGACGTACCAGCCGACCAGCGGTCACTGA
- a CDS encoding SCO family protein, whose translation MRTNTKKKTLAAGALLAAAVLGLSACGTGDDSTTSVAEVSDTGPERAATVLDQPFTKPDLVLTDTNGKSYDLRKETEGKPTLIYFGYTNCPDVCPLTMNNLAVAKKEVAKKVSKAELANLRLVFVTTDPERDTSAELGKWLKGIDSEIVGLTGDFDDIQAGARTLGISIAAPTKDKNGKPVSEHGTQVIAFSPKTDGGYVLYGEDATVQDYEKDLPKLLKGEKP comes from the coding sequence ATGCGCACGAACACGAAGAAGAAGACGCTCGCGGCCGGTGCCCTGCTGGCCGCGGCCGTCCTCGGTCTCTCGGCCTGCGGCACGGGTGACGACTCCACCACGTCGGTCGCCGAGGTCTCCGACACCGGCCCGGAGCGGGCCGCCACGGTCCTGGACCAGCCGTTCACCAAGCCGGACCTGGTCCTCACCGACACGAACGGCAAGTCGTACGACCTCCGCAAGGAGACCGAGGGCAAGCCGACGCTGATCTACTTCGGCTACACCAACTGCCCCGACGTCTGCCCGCTCACCATGAACAACCTCGCGGTCGCCAAGAAGGAGGTCGCGAAGAAGGTGTCGAAGGCGGAGCTGGCGAACCTGCGGCTCGTCTTCGTCACCACCGACCCGGAGCGCGACACCTCGGCGGAACTGGGGAAGTGGCTCAAGGGCATCGACTCCGAGATCGTCGGCCTGACCGGCGACTTCGACGACATCCAGGCCGGCGCTCGCACCCTCGGCATCTCCATCGCCGCGCCGACCAAGGACAAGAACGGCAAGCCCGTCTCCGAGCACGGCACCCAGGTCATCGCGTTCTCGCCGAAGACCGACGGCGGCTACGTGCTGTACGGCGAGGACGCCACCGTGCAGGACTACGAGAAGGACCTGCCGAAGCTGCTCAAGGGCGAGAAGCCGTGA
- a CDS encoding YcnI family copper-binding membrane protein, producing the protein MKASRIAAVGALAGSAVLLLSGPAFAHVSVAAEGTAAKGGYATVNFKVPNERDDARTTKIEVNFPTDHPLASAQPEAIPGWKIQVTKATLDKPVELHGEQIDEAVSKITWTATGDGIAAGFFQKFPVSIGQLPENTDELVFKAIQTYSNKEVVRWIEVPQDGQEEPENPAPVLALSAASDDHHGSSGASTASDESKDADDAEAASKETTAAPADSSDTTARVLGIVGIVVGAAGVAYGVLAGRRRTDA; encoded by the coding sequence ATGAAGGCTTCTCGTATCGCCGCCGTCGGCGCCCTCGCCGGCTCGGCCGTCCTCCTCCTGTCCGGCCCCGCGTTCGCTCACGTCAGCGTCGCGGCGGAGGGCACGGCGGCCAAGGGCGGGTACGCGACCGTCAACTTCAAGGTCCCCAACGAGCGCGACGACGCCAGGACCACCAAGATCGAAGTGAACTTCCCGACCGACCACCCGCTCGCCTCGGCCCAGCCGGAGGCCATCCCCGGCTGGAAGATCCAGGTCACCAAGGCCACGCTCGACAAGCCGGTCGAACTGCACGGCGAGCAGATCGACGAAGCCGTCTCCAAGATCACCTGGACCGCCACCGGCGACGGCATCGCTGCGGGCTTCTTCCAGAAGTTCCCGGTCTCCATCGGTCAGCTGCCCGAGAACACCGACGAACTGGTCTTCAAGGCGATCCAGACGTACTCCAACAAGGAGGTCGTCCGCTGGATCGAGGTGCCGCAGGACGGCCAGGAGGAGCCCGAGAACCCGGCTCCGGTGCTCGCGCTGTCCGCCGCGTCCGACGACCACCACGGCTCGTCCGGCGCCTCCACCGCCTCCGACGAGTCGAAGGACGCCGACGACGCCGAGGCCGCGTCGAAGGAGACCACCGCCGCGCCCGCCGACAGCAGCGACACCACCGCCCGCGTCCTCGGCATCGTCGGCATCGTGGTCGGCGCCGCGGGCGTGGCGTACGGCGTCCTGGCCGGCCGTCGGCGCACGGACGCCTGA
- a CDS encoding ATP-binding protein: MSIWWSLHLRREAASVPLARRLLIGTMETAGVDPDVSYDLSIALSEACANAVEHGGAIPAGTATEAYRVTAYLDGEKCRIEVADSGPGFPHRHPVRPAPTDAEDGRGLCLIRELADHVHIGNKPGRGGAIVSFDKILKWRDGAPLVAV, encoded by the coding sequence ATGAGCATCTGGTGGTCACTCCATTTGCGGCGTGAAGCCGCGAGCGTGCCGCTCGCCCGGCGGCTGCTGATCGGCACGATGGAGACCGCGGGTGTCGATCCGGACGTCTCCTACGACCTCTCCATCGCCCTCAGTGAGGCCTGCGCCAACGCGGTCGAGCACGGCGGCGCGATCCCGGCCGGCACCGCCACCGAGGCGTACCGGGTGACCGCCTACCTCGACGGTGAGAAGTGCCGGATCGAGGTGGCCGACTCGGGCCCGGGCTTCCCGCACCGCCACCCGGTCCGCCCGGCTCCCACCGACGCCGAGGACGGCCGCGGCCTCTGCCTCATCCGGGAACTCGCCGACCACGTCCACATCGGCAACAAGCCGGGCCGCGGCGGAGCGATCGTCAGCTTCGACAAGATCCTGAAGTGGCGCGACGGCGCACCGCTGGTGGCCGTGTAG
- the fxsT gene encoding FxSxx-COOH system tetratricopeptide repeat protein, translating to MTENRNGTVITFYSYKGGTGRTMTLANVAWILAAGGHRVLAVDWDLEAPGLHKFFHPFLNPAMLRATPGLSNLIGDYRREALRDLPERAPDWHRRYARVRPHALTLDWTFPEGGSLDFLSAGRRHDDYPVIGNMDWDLFYASYGGGQFFEAMRADMRRHYDYTLIDSRTGLSDLADVCTVQMPNTLVVCYTLSGQSIEGAAAVAQSIRERFGHKGIRILPLAMRIDLGEKDKLDAGRALARERFAGLPVGLDGERLTDYWSSMEVLYQPYYAYEEILAAFGDPPKTANSMLSACERVTSVITEGRVTRLPLIGEEKRARYKAAYTRKRPLPVSRLVLYYVSEDRMWVDWLESVLRDAGFDVAPMDVRALPQDAGGLPGDDGRAAGAEDTADGSERLLAVVSPAFLDSRRARRAWEDAVHADGRKPGSRPVAVRVDDVRLSLPQASRGAIDLTRLDEEQAYRTLLTSLDHPDVLSAPPRGGARFPNTGTRISNVQPRYPWFTGRSPILDRLRERLVSGRSGQRLPQVLHGLGGVGKSQLAREYAHRFKADYDLVWWIDAEQPDLVLPKVAALAQELDLPVGDDVSEAAEAAMRALRQGDPCARWLLIFDNVPDLSRALPLFPGQTAPLRDHVYGHILVTTRDRPGSTLVQSLEMEVFTREESVEHLCRRVPGLRDTDADRVADALGDLPLAVEVAAAWLEATATPVEEYIDQLREQSTRVLSVQEAVNAVEYPSSVGATWNISITRLREESPAAARLLELCAFFSAEPISMTLISSDAMIDALLPYDRDLRARYMLGRVTQALNRFALAKVDSADNSIQVHRLVQAAVRDSLDDQRYVETIHEVHRVLAAARPREGAVDDPAQWLGFEVIWPHLMPSNIRECAEEEPRQLMVDRVRYLGKRGELQAARTLATDLDELWTNEILDADDEQVLNLRFQLANVLRSQGDYQAARAMDERTLDGQRRLLGEDHPNILMTSGSLAADLRALGRYKEALDLDLRIHLGFKEIFGDDHPRTLSAANNLAIDLRLAGDSEAARRLTEDTVRRRTALLGPTHPYTLATKGHQARDLRDLGDYRTSAELLREVRESFEQVFNPGVPEVLQADKSLAVSLRKAGRTAEALRITEETWKTYARYHDRYGSTIPEVLACGLNLAADYFATDPEDGPARAVHQVEEVLDGYQDSFGAEHPFTMYCFNNLAMYHRALGNTEKAEELSRHARDCLAATLGDDHPAVLSAGLNLANAYGDRGLYDHAERSERQAVEGLRRRFGADHPDVLVGMGNLAITLRATGREEAVRLQEKAATRLTQLLGRNHPVTVLVRDWQRVGRDLEPHQI from the coding sequence ATGACGGAGAACCGCAACGGCACGGTCATCACGTTCTACTCGTACAAGGGCGGCACCGGCCGGACCATGACGCTCGCGAACGTGGCGTGGATCCTGGCCGCGGGCGGACACCGCGTCCTGGCCGTCGACTGGGACCTGGAGGCACCCGGCCTGCACAAGTTCTTCCACCCGTTCCTCAACCCGGCGATGCTGCGGGCCACCCCCGGGCTGAGCAATCTCATCGGCGACTACCGCCGGGAGGCGCTGCGCGACCTGCCCGAGCGCGCCCCGGACTGGCACCGCAGGTACGCCCGCGTCCGGCCGCACGCGCTGACCCTCGACTGGACGTTCCCCGAGGGCGGCAGCCTGGACTTCCTCTCCGCCGGGCGGCGCCACGACGACTACCCGGTGATCGGCAACATGGACTGGGACCTCTTCTACGCCAGTTACGGCGGCGGCCAGTTCTTCGAGGCGATGCGCGCGGACATGCGGCGCCACTACGACTACACCCTGATCGACAGCCGTACCGGACTCAGCGACCTCGCCGACGTCTGCACCGTGCAGATGCCCAACACCCTCGTCGTCTGCTACACCCTCAGCGGCCAGAGCATCGAGGGCGCCGCCGCCGTCGCGCAGAGCATCCGGGAGCGGTTCGGCCACAAGGGCATCCGCATCCTGCCCCTCGCCATGCGCATCGACCTCGGTGAGAAGGACAAGCTCGACGCGGGGCGCGCCCTGGCCCGGGAGCGCTTCGCCGGACTGCCCGTCGGTCTGGACGGCGAGCGGCTGACCGACTACTGGTCGTCGATGGAGGTCCTCTACCAGCCGTACTACGCCTACGAGGAGATCCTCGCGGCCTTCGGCGACCCGCCGAAGACGGCCAACTCCATGCTGAGCGCCTGCGAACGGGTCACCTCCGTCATCACCGAGGGCCGGGTCACCCGGCTCCCCCTGATCGGCGAGGAGAAGCGGGCCCGTTACAAGGCCGCGTACACCCGCAAGCGCCCGCTGCCCGTCTCCCGGCTGGTGCTGTACTACGTCTCCGAGGACCGGATGTGGGTCGACTGGCTGGAGTCGGTGCTGCGGGACGCCGGCTTCGACGTGGCGCCGATGGACGTCCGGGCGCTGCCCCAGGACGCCGGGGGACTGCCGGGGGACGACGGCCGGGCGGCCGGCGCCGAGGACACGGCCGACGGCTCGGAGCGGCTGCTCGCCGTGGTCTCCCCCGCCTTCCTCGACTCCCGGCGGGCGCGCCGGGCCTGGGAGGACGCCGTGCACGCCGACGGGCGCAAGCCGGGGAGCCGGCCGGTGGCGGTCCGCGTCGACGACGTCCGGCTCAGCCTGCCGCAGGCCTCCCGGGGCGCCATCGACCTCACCCGGCTGGACGAGGAACAGGCCTACCGGACCCTGCTGACGAGCCTCGACCACCCGGACGTCCTGTCCGCGCCGCCGCGCGGGGGCGCCCGCTTCCCCAACACCGGCACCCGGATCTCCAACGTCCAGCCCCGCTACCCGTGGTTCACCGGCCGCTCACCGATCCTGGACCGGCTGCGCGAGCGCCTGGTCAGCGGGCGCTCCGGGCAACGGCTGCCCCAGGTGCTGCACGGTCTGGGCGGGGTGGGCAAGTCCCAGCTGGCCCGTGAGTACGCCCACCGGTTCAAGGCGGACTACGACCTGGTGTGGTGGATCGACGCCGAACAGCCGGACCTCGTGCTGCCGAAGGTGGCCGCCCTCGCGCAGGAACTGGACCTGCCGGTCGGCGACGACGTCTCCGAGGCGGCCGAAGCGGCGATGAGAGCACTCCGGCAGGGCGACCCGTGCGCCCGCTGGCTGCTGATCTTCGACAACGTCCCGGACCTGAGCCGGGCGTTGCCGCTCTTCCCGGGCCAGACGGCACCCCTGCGGGACCACGTGTACGGCCACATCCTCGTCACCACGCGCGATCGGCCCGGCTCGACGCTGGTGCAGTCGCTGGAGATGGAGGTCTTCACCCGCGAGGAGAGCGTGGAGCACCTGTGCCGCCGGGTGCCCGGACTGCGCGACACCGACGCGGACCGGGTCGCCGACGCACTGGGCGACCTGCCGCTCGCCGTGGAGGTCGCGGCGGCCTGGCTGGAGGCGACGGCCACACCGGTGGAGGAGTACATCGACCAGCTGCGCGAGCAGTCCACCCGGGTGCTGTCGGTGCAGGAGGCGGTGAACGCGGTCGAGTACCCGTCCTCCGTCGGCGCCACCTGGAACATCTCCATCACCCGGCTGCGCGAGGAGTCCCCGGCCGCGGCCCGGCTGCTCGAACTGTGCGCCTTCTTCTCGGCCGAGCCCATCTCCATGACCCTGATCAGCAGCGACGCGATGATCGACGCCCTGCTGCCGTACGACCGGGACCTGCGCGCCCGCTACATGCTCGGCCGCGTCACCCAGGCCCTGAACCGCTTCGCCCTCGCCAAGGTCGACTCCGCCGACAACTCCATCCAGGTGCACCGGCTGGTGCAGGCGGCGGTGCGGGACAGTCTGGACGACCAGCGGTACGTGGAGACCATCCACGAGGTGCACCGCGTTCTCGCCGCCGCACGGCCGCGCGAGGGCGCCGTGGACGATCCCGCGCAGTGGCTCGGGTTCGAGGTGATCTGGCCGCATCTGATGCCCTCGAACATCCGCGAGTGCGCGGAGGAGGAGCCCCGCCAGCTGATGGTGGACCGCGTCCGCTACCTGGGCAAACGCGGTGAGCTGCAGGCCGCCCGCACCCTGGCCACCGACCTCGACGAGCTGTGGACCAACGAGATCCTGGACGCGGACGACGAGCAGGTCCTCAACCTCCGGTTCCAGCTGGCCAACGTGCTGCGCTCCCAGGGCGACTACCAGGCCGCGCGCGCGATGGACGAGAGGACCCTGGACGGCCAGCGCCGACTGCTCGGCGAGGACCATCCGAACATCCTCATGACCTCGGGCAGCCTGGCCGCCGACCTGCGCGCGCTGGGGCGCTACAAGGAGGCGCTGGACCTGGACCTGCGCATCCACCTGGGTTTCAAGGAGATCTTCGGCGACGACCATCCGCGTACGCTCTCGGCGGCCAACAACCTGGCCATCGACCTGCGGCTGGCCGGCGACAGCGAAGCCGCCCGCAGGCTCACCGAGGACACGGTCCGCCGCCGCACCGCGCTGCTCGGCCCGACCCATCCGTACACGCTCGCCACCAAGGGGCACCAGGCGCGCGACCTGCGGGACCTCGGCGACTACCGGACCTCCGCCGAGCTCCTGCGCGAGGTCCGCGAGAGCTTCGAACAGGTTTTCAATCCGGGGGTGCCCGAAGTCCTCCAGGCCGACAAGAGCCTCGCGGTCTCCCTGCGCAAGGCGGGGCGTACCGCCGAGGCACTGCGGATCACCGAGGAGACCTGGAAGACGTACGCCCGCTACCACGACCGCTACGGCAGCACCATCCCCGAGGTCCTGGCCTGCGGACTCAACCTGGCCGCGGACTACTTCGCCACGGATCCCGAGGACGGTCCGGCGCGGGCGGTCCACCAGGTCGAGGAGGTGCTGGACGGGTACCAGGACTCGTTCGGCGCCGAACACCCGTTCACCATGTACTGCTTCAACAACCTCGCCATGTACCACCGGGCCCTCGGCAACACCGAGAAGGCGGAGGAACTGAGCCGCCACGCCCGCGACTGTCTGGCGGCCACGCTCGGGGACGACCACCCCGCCGTCCTGTCCGCCGGCCTCAACCTGGCCAACGCCTACGGGGACCGGGGCCTGTACGACCATGCCGAGCGCTCGGAACGCCAGGCCGTGGAGGGGCTGCGCCGACGGTTCGGCGCCGACCACCCCGATGTGCTGGTCGGCATGGGCAATCTGGCGATCACGCTGCGGGCCACGGGTCGTGAGGAGGCCGTGCGGCTCCAGGAGAAGGCGGCGACCCGACTGACCCAACTACTGGGCCGGAACCACCCGGTGACCGTGCTGGTCCGCGACTGGCAGCGGGTGGGGAGGGACTTGGAGCCGCATCAGATCTGA
- a CDS encoding TIR-like protein FxsC has product MRGDAARGGGSPYFFLSYAHTPRNDAGDTDPNIWVRKLYDGLCAHIMQMTDLPRGARAGFLDQGMAVGTRWTDELSENLARCKVFVPLYSPRYFISEQCGREWWAFSQRQISHRARGGATREHAIIPALWVPVEPAQLPHAAKDLQFNHVSFGQDYAEEGFYGLTKLRYLRDEYERALYRLAKQIVHVAKVTELDEGQTYDEYESLPSAFGASGHPPEFDITVMACTRSDLPPGGEPDCYGQLPRDWNPYHPASTRPLGEHAADLVRTMDYKVNIGDFEKDVDRLLGPGPPRAPGLLLLDRWALASARGRELMERLCEEQRPWISVMIPRCEDDSGPAREKRLTALTEKALAARTTEGSGHRTLNGGIRTLDAFGNELQTAVKQAVASYEAHARTYPPAGPLVAPPRLRGPADLGG; this is encoded by the coding sequence GTGCGAGGAGATGCGGCCAGGGGCGGCGGAAGCCCTTATTTCTTCCTCAGTTACGCGCACACGCCGCGAAATGACGCCGGTGACACCGATCCGAACATCTGGGTGAGAAAGCTGTACGACGGGCTGTGCGCCCACATCATGCAGATGACCGATCTGCCGCGCGGCGCGCGGGCCGGCTTTCTGGACCAGGGCATGGCGGTCGGCACCCGGTGGACGGACGAGCTGTCGGAGAACCTCGCGCGCTGCAAGGTGTTCGTTCCCCTGTACTCGCCGCGCTATTTCATCAGCGAGCAGTGCGGGCGGGAGTGGTGGGCCTTCAGCCAGCGGCAGATCAGCCACCGGGCCCGGGGCGGCGCCACCCGTGAGCACGCGATCATCCCCGCGTTATGGGTGCCCGTGGAGCCCGCCCAATTACCGCACGCGGCCAAGGACCTGCAGTTCAACCACGTGTCGTTCGGCCAGGACTACGCGGAGGAGGGGTTCTACGGCCTGACCAAACTCCGTTACCTCCGGGACGAGTACGAGCGGGCCCTGTACCGGCTGGCCAAGCAGATCGTGCACGTGGCCAAGGTCACCGAGCTGGACGAGGGGCAGACGTACGACGAGTACGAGTCGCTCCCCAGCGCGTTCGGCGCCTCGGGCCATCCCCCGGAGTTCGACATCACGGTCATGGCGTGCACCCGCTCCGACCTGCCGCCGGGCGGTGAGCCCGACTGCTACGGGCAGCTGCCGCGCGACTGGAACCCGTACCACCCGGCGTCGACGCGCCCGCTCGGCGAACACGCGGCGGACCTGGTGCGCACCATGGACTACAAGGTCAACATCGGGGACTTCGAGAAGGACGTGGACCGACTGCTCGGGCCCGGCCCGCCCCGCGCCCCCGGGCTGCTGCTGCTCGACCGGTGGGCCCTCGCATCGGCCCGGGGCCGGGAGCTGATGGAACGGTTGTGCGAGGAGCAGCGGCCGTGGATCAGCGTGATGATCCCCCGGTGCGAGGACGACTCCGGGCCGGCCCGGGAGAAGAGGCTGACGGCGCTCACCGAGAAGGCCCTGGCCGCGCGGACGACGGAGGGCAGCGGCCACCGGACCCTCAACGGCGGTATCCGCACCCTGGACGCCTTCGGCAACGAACTGCAGACGGCCGTGAAGCAGGCCGTCGCCTCCTACGAGGCACACGCACGGACCTATCCACCGGCGGGCCCCCTCGTCGCACCCCCGCGGCTGCGGGGCCCGGCGGACCTGGGCGGCTAG